The Chelonia mydas isolate rCheMyd1 chromosome 3, rCheMyd1.pri.v2, whole genome shotgun sequence genome includes a region encoding these proteins:
- the PTCRA gene encoding pre T-cell antigen receptor alpha isoform X1, producing the protein MRAGPMRPCNARRSSPLPRLRPGAPHEAEAGELRSRRARVRAAGARPGAPPPRAWACGPGARGWGSPGSPRRGACGGRAAPGRSAPGGGSRRRRPGAPGPGRGPPGSAAPRRAPWAARGRIGPRPAAAGSTAAPFPTLAPPLTMVVNGERKTLVVCVVNDLSQDMADAIWFSNQNGSALDSFTYGVSREEDGTFSTVSHLSVHTAELESWESLACHVRQNRTAQVWSARSLLISEDHVEELCLDEDRSALPVRSQILLLLAIRVLLLKFLLFDILITCSFLFKGGRRALLLNSANSSSAQAWFSNGESASPVSMESRPRQRLSWTELVTGASHPRASRDRASHTISFHLPPI; encoded by the exons ATGCGGGCCGGTCCCATGCGGCCCTGTAACGCCCGCCGGAGTTCGCCCCTCCCgcggctccggcccggcgccCCGCACGAGGCCGAGGCCGGAGAGCTCCGCTCCCGCCGGGCTCGCGTCAGGGCTGCGGGGGCTCGGCCGGGCGCGCCCCCTCCCAGGGCTTGGGCCTGCGGGCCAGGCGCGAGGGGGTGGGGCTCGCCAGGCTCGCCGCGACGTGGGGCCTGTGGAGGCCGGGCAGCTCCCGGCCGCTCCGCACCAGGCGGAGGATCTCGGAGAAGGAGGCCGGGGGcgccggggccgggccggggtcCCCCTGGCTCCGCGGCTCCGCGCCGGGCTCCATGGGCGGCGAGgggcaggatcgggccccgcCCGGCAGCGGCCG gcagcaccgcAGCCCCTTTCCCTACCTTGGCGCCCCCACTTACCATGGTCGTGAACGGCGAGAGGAAGACCCTAGTGGTTTGTGTGGTGAACGACCTCTCCCAGGACATGGCAGATGCTATCTGGTTTTCGAATCAGAATGGGAGTGCTCTGGACTCCTTCACCTATGGAGTTTCCAGGGAGGAAGACGGCACATTCAGCACAGTCTCTCACCTCTCCGTCCACACCGCAGAACTGGAGTCCTGGGAATCTCTCGCCTGCCACGTGAGACAGAACAGAACTGCCCAGGTGTGGAGTGCCAGGTCCCTGCTGATCTCTG AAGACCATGTGGAAGAGCTCTGTCTGGATGAAGACCGAAGTG CTCTGCCCGTCCGTTCACAAATCCTGCTTCTCTTGGCCATCAGAGTGTTGTTGCTGAAGTTCCTCCTGTTTGACATACTGATCacctgcagcttcctcttcaaaGG GGGACGCCGAGCCCTACTGCTGAATTCTGCAAATAGTTCATCTGCTCAGGCTTGGTTCAGCAACGGAGAATCAGCCTCACCCGTCAGCATGGAGAGCAGACCGAGGCAGAGACTGAGTTGGACGGAGTTAGTGACTGGAGCCAGCCATCCCAGGGCTAGCAGAGACAGAGCTTCCCACACCATTTCCTTCCACCTTCCACCCATCTGA
- the PTCRA gene encoding pre T-cell antigen receptor alpha isoform X2: MLQLLTMGLPLWLLGQLLAPTVLQLLSCSTAAPFPTLAPPLTMVVNGERKTLVVCVVNDLSQDMADAIWFSNQNGSALDSFTYGVSREEDGTFSTVSHLSVHTAELESWESLACHVRQNRTAQVWSARSLLISEDHVEELCLDEDRSALPVRSQILLLLAIRVLLLKFLLFDILITCSFLFKGGRRALLLNSANSSSAQAWFSNGESASPVSMESRPRQRLSWTELVTGASHPRASRDRASHTISFHLPPI, encoded by the exons ATGCTGCAGCTTCTCACCATGGGCCTGCCCTTGTGGCTGCTTGgacagctcctggcccccacagTACTTCAGCTTCTGAGCT gcagcaccgcAGCCCCTTTCCCTACCTTGGCGCCCCCACTTACCATGGTCGTGAACGGCGAGAGGAAGACCCTAGTGGTTTGTGTGGTGAACGACCTCTCCCAGGACATGGCAGATGCTATCTGGTTTTCGAATCAGAATGGGAGTGCTCTGGACTCCTTCACCTATGGAGTTTCCAGGGAGGAAGACGGCACATTCAGCACAGTCTCTCACCTCTCCGTCCACACCGCAGAACTGGAGTCCTGGGAATCTCTCGCCTGCCACGTGAGACAGAACAGAACTGCCCAGGTGTGGAGTGCCAGGTCCCTGCTGATCTCTG AAGACCATGTGGAAGAGCTCTGTCTGGATGAAGACCGAAGTG CTCTGCCCGTCCGTTCACAAATCCTGCTTCTCTTGGCCATCAGAGTGTTGTTGCTGAAGTTCCTCCTGTTTGACATACTGATCacctgcagcttcctcttcaaaGG GGGACGCCGAGCCCTACTGCTGAATTCTGCAAATAGTTCATCTGCTCAGGCTTGGTTCAGCAACGGAGAATCAGCCTCACCCGTCAGCATGGAGAGCAGACCGAGGCAGAGACTGAGTTGGACGGAGTTAGTGACTGGAGCCAGCCATCCCAGGGCTAGCAGAGACAGAGCTTCCCACACCATTTCCTTCCACCTTCCACCCATCTGA